DNA sequence from the Dreissena polymorpha isolate Duluth1 chromosome 3, UMN_Dpol_1.0, whole genome shotgun sequence genome:
ctccctattttggtctttgggagaagtgacttctccctaaattttgaacctagctagacccctgagATGTAGACAGATGTAGATGTAGACATTATGTACCTGTAACTGTTCAACATTTTGATAATATGTTgattatttaaaatgttcaatttgaattagaatgttacaTCCTGTGGACTGGCTGTAGGAAGAAATCAAGCCAGTTTTAGAGTGCAAGTAAAAGGTTattagtttctgaaaatttaattctgctacaaatatatttctgtGTTCCCAGATTTTTCCCTTTTGTCCCCACTTTATTTACCCTaaagggtccctgtccccaacagtaaagaTTCAAGGCAGAACACTGCGTATGTCTCAGAGCTCATTAAAATTTCGGAGACATTTTCTATTACTATATTTTCAAAGTGTTGTTGTTTGGACTTACTTAAACAAACCAGTAAATCAAAAATGAAACACATCGGGTCTTAAACCAAAGCTGTCAATTCCATTTTAACCATTATCACCATTGATGTGACAGATAGTTCATAGGGTATGTCTGTTATCACCCAGCAGATTTCTTGCTGCATGTAAAATATAGCCTGAAATGTTATATCTAATATCACTTTTTGTTCACAAATATGACTGCAAGGTGTCAGCGTAGTTTTCCTTattatccccgccataggcggagggatattgttttggcgttgtccgtctgtctttccgtccgtctgtccggcacttttgtgtccggagccatatcttggaagtgctttggcggatttcaataaaactaggtgtgagtatatatatggataagaggatgatgcacgccttatggcattgtacaccatttgttaataacagagttatggccctttgtatcttggaaaaatgcttttttgtgtccggagccatatcttggaagtgctttggcggatttcattgaaacttggtatgagtatatatatatggataagaggatgatgcatgccaaatggcattgtacaccattggataataaaggagttatggccctttgtatcttgaaaaaatgcttttttgagtgtcagatataacacttttgtgtccagaatcatattggcgggggatatcaattcaacgaatttgcttgttaatggTAAAGTTTCAAGGGGTCTCGGGATTGGCCCTTTATTTAatggtatattttttatgttgaggaaaGAGATGGAATAAAAATACAACTctgtaaaatgaaaataacttaaTATATCATAATGAACTcgtatatttgttgttttttttacatggaaGGGGTCTCAAGCTTCAACAAACCAACACCGCCTCATTGTATCAGGTGAGTGAAttgctgttatttatttttaagctaTGGAAGACTAGCCTTCTTTGCTTAAAGGTTTCTGTGTGtgaataacacaattgttaaatGATCTGTGAATGAACACATTTTCATTGGCTAAGACAGTGGCCTTAGAAAGAGAAagacaatataataatatttgtttaagtccagttttccaagcATAATACAGTATGTGTTTGGTCTTAAACTACCGCTTAAATCTAGATGCTAAAATTGACTAGTTTAAACGTAGCGTGGACGCTTCAGCTGACTTACTGTTATTGACATCATTCAGTAATAATAACCCTTGGCCTAACATATATGCTTGTTATATGCTTTAATATTACCATCATAAAGGTCATATAATAAAACAGTTGACTATAGAGGACCTTAGAATTTGATCTGATTTAAACTGGCAGGAAAACATATTGACTGACCCAGATCATAATCAATTGCCTTCAAGTcaataattgtataatatttaactgaattgtttttttttaggaaaaaaaagttttttgctaTACAGTAATTTTTTGAATACTTTGGAAATTTGATGAACACAAAATACCTAATTCTTTAGAGAAATTCCTTATTGTAAACTATATGAGATAGatatcactttaaaataaaatagattttAAGCTAATTTAGTTATAGAGCTTActtaatatcatataataatatagtgtgaaaaagtgtatattaattatttaagtaaaacaataccTGAAGTCCAATGTACTGTACAGTTATCTTTTTATACCccgccaaaggcagagggatatagcaTTGGCTTtccatctgtcagtctgtaattctgtcagtctgtctttccatctgtcacaaaactttttagggccatatcttggaaactaaataagatatcaacatgTTACTTAATAGATGTATAGCTATCAATGAAAAGAAGTGCCATGCTCAAGAACCATTTCCCtgcactttctttaataagagttattgccatttaTATCTTACttaatgtaacttttcagggctatatctcagatactatgtACCATGCAatacttcaacatgaaacttcatgggtgttttGATATAAATGAGGAGTGCcttgcttaagaaccataacccttcactttctgaTATAAGAgtgattgccctttgttttttttgtatgattGAATTGTTAACGGCTATATTTCAGGTACAATACAACATTACAGCttaaaacttcatgggtgtgtagaatcAAAGTAATaagtgtttatttcgtattaatattcgctttttATCTCGAGTTTACTCACTATTAATGTTCTTATCGGAGTTTTTGTGATCCCACTAAGAAATTTTGTAGCAATTCAaacattaataaaagtaataatctGTAAAATATACCTGTCTCTGCATGAATGTGGCCATATTGACCTCTTTAAGATAATCATGTGATTACCCCTCAGTTACATATCTCCCCTTTTTTCAGAGCATCCAGTTCACAGACAGCATGTACTCTTCACTACAGCCTCCGCTACATTAGGACATCATCAGCACTTTGTAAGATAATTTCCTGGTTTCAAAGTTGTGTATGTATCTTTTTTAAAAGTTCaatcaaaacatttataaatttaatcaatacatatttattcatttgaaatcagaaattaaatatataatttaaagaagagttaaaaataattgttttaaattgtttaaatatgttatatattcaatatttaatcatatttgCACAGTTTTTATGtctgtttaaagttaaaacaagatCAGTTAAGGAAGGTACAAGTATGCATCTATGGAATTCAAAGATGCTTTCTGAATAATAGTTCTTTTTTTTTGTAAGGTAATGAGGTACAGACTATAAAATGCCCCCCGTTTGCAGAGTCTATCACAGAAGGAGACATCAGATGGGAAAAAGGTAAAATCTCTACCTGTTTGGTAATTTAATgagaatataaatatttataagtaaatattaaatgacaCTTATTCCAATGTAGGTAATATTTAATGCATATAAATTGATGTTTAAGTGAACATTAAATTGTCACAAGTGTCGATGATTTGTTTTTAGTGGTGCATATTTTTGTTGTTCAATATATGAGGAAATTGCACAGTATTTTGCAGCCTTATTTCTGATGTCATGTGTGTTTGTTGCATTGACAGACAGCATTGATGTATTTGAACAATTCAAATTGGTCTACACTTGACAGGGGTCAAAGTGGAATGCACAGTAGTTATGTAAttcatacatttaatttaaatatccATGTTATGTTGCGTTAGAGAACTTTTGAAGTGTTGTTCGCTAAACACTGCTTTTGGATGTCATTTCAGCTGTTGGTGATGTAGTGAAGGTAGATGATGTTATAGCAGAGGTTGAGACAGACAAAGTATGTTGGAATGTCTTTCTTTAGTTATGTCTTGTACATTATGGATGCTTCCATAAACATcttataacataataaaaaagtctgcaataCCATCCAATCATCTTACTAGGGCATCACTTGGttatcaattaatttattttgtacaaAAGAGCACATGTATTTTCCTTGTGAATTTCAAAAGTGCAAGTGGAATTGTTTGGGATATTCCATAACTggaaattaattaacaatatgTTGGTAGGAATTCTGTGGCTAATTTCATACATATGTTTGCTAGTTTATTATGTGAAATCctgttgtttttagctcggctgttttcggggaaatccgaggtattgtcatagccagctcgtcgtgtcgccCGCTTTGTGCTTAAACCTATACATTTTgtaaaggttttgaacatttgctctaaaatcaaagtgcttcaaccaacaactttgaaacttggtatgtagctgcaccttgattagttttacatgccacacccatttttgggtcacaaggtcaaaggtcaaggtcacctgtgacctcttaaaaaaatattctgaaaagctttcatttattaaaaaacgcACCAgcagcagagcgtggcacccgttatgcgatgctcttgtttatgCTTCCCTACACAAAGTTTGACATTTTGCATACTTAGAtctattatttgtattaattattttattaacaactattttgtggagttttgagacaaaagtggaatgtgggggcatcTGTGCCCAAAATACACATGTCTAGTACAATGTGGTTCAATCCTGTTCTGTTGAAAACAGGTTGTCCATCGAAAGAACCCTTAGTTCAAATAGCTGGCATTAAGTCGTAAATATGGTAGCTGGAAAGCATTCAACTTGTCTTGGAAACCTTAAAATTGAACATTCCTTTTGCGTTTTAATACCAGCACTGGATGTAACAACTTTTTTCTGTATTTCAGACCTCTATACAGATCCCCAGTCCTGTCTCAGGTGTTATAACCTCTCTCTTGGTTGCTGATGGGGACACAGTGGAGGCGGGAAAACAGATCTGTACAATTACTGTCGGAGGTTTGGAGAAATATATCATTATTACAGACATGTTGTTCTTTTCTTCTAATCTGTATGAATGTTCAAAACGGTAGATGGATAATTAGGGATGCcttacaataaaattaaatatgctaTTGACTATTACAGATCTTTTTGTGTGAAAGTCTTAATTATAAAGTTTTCAGATACCATGACTTCAAACACATAGAATTTTGAAGGTGTACAATAAGCATGATGTAGGTTTCGACCACATGTGCTTTACAGATATTACAATGTGTGGTATGTGAGCATTGGCCACTGTTACATAATTGTCTATTTATCAGTTTCTATATCAATCTAAATCTAGCAGCTGGTGGCAGTGCACCTGCTCCAAAAGCTGCACCAAAGGTTGAGACGCCACCTCCCAAGGCTGCCACGCCCCCACCCCCTGCTGTGACTCCTCCCCCTGCCAAGGGGTCAGCTGGCCCCATCCCAACATCAGCCCCTGCTCCAAGACCCCTTCCAACTGCTCCCATGTCCTCAGTACCAGTAGGGGATGTAAAACCTAAAGCTGCTGCACCAGTAATCATGGCTGCTACTGAGGCAGGACCAGTAGGCGGAACTAGAGGTGAAAGTAGGGTAGGTACCTGTGATCTGTCTGGTTCAACATTAAGCAAAAGTCGTATTTGTATTGTAGCAATATTTTAATAACCTTCTATGCCAAGCTCATAACATCTTTGACCTCTTAATTTATGTAATTACCCCCCGCCATAGGCCATAGTTCAGTATATAAAGTTTATTGAATGATAGGACTTAAAACATCCTGTGATTGCTGGACATGTATTACTATTATTTTGCAGTGGCATATctttaaaattactttttatgtccccactatagtagtgggggacatattgtttttgccctgtctgtctgttggtctgtctgtttgcgccaacttttacattttgcaataacttttgctatattgaagatagcaacttcatatttggcatgcatgtgtatctcatgaagctgcacattttgagtggtgaaaggtcaaggtcatccttcaaggtcagaggtcaaatatatgtggccaaaatcgctcattttatgaatacttttgcaatattgaagatagcaacttgatatttggcatgcatgtgtatctcatggagctgcacattttgagtggttaaaggtcaaggtcaaggtcatccttcaaggtcagaggtcaaatatatgtggcccaaatcgcttattttatgaatacttttgcaatatttaagatagcaacttgatatttggcatgcatgtgtatcttatggagctgcacattttgagtggttcaaggtcaaggtcatccttcaaggtcagaggtcaaatatatgtggcccaaatcgcttattttatgaatacttttgcaatattgaagatagcaacttgatatttggcatgcatgtgtatctcatggagctgcacattttgagtggtgaaaggtcaaggtcaaggtcatccttcaaggtcagaggtcaaatatatgtggcccaaatcgcttattttatgaagacttttgcaatattgaagatagcaacttgatatttggcatgcatgtgtatctcatggagctgcacattttgagtggtgaaaggtcaaggtcatctttcccaaggtcaaggtaatccttcacaaggtcaaggtcatatataggggacattgtgtttctcaaacacatcttgttttcttaGATATTAAAAAAAGGCATGTCTTGTTTTCAGGTAAAAATGAATAGAATGAGGAAGAGGATTGCCCAACGTTTGAAGGATGCCCAAAACACGTGTGCTATGTTGACAACTTTTAATGAAATTGACATGAGGTAAAGTTATTTGGTGAACCCATGCTCTCTTTTGCATTTTACATTACACAAAGCATGAAGATTAATGGTTTCTGAAGACTttagaattttatattttttttagtattAGATGACCTGTTTGcttgaaaatgttaaatgtgtaaaaaatattatttggaaTATGACTTTTAAGTATCAGTGATAATGTGTGTACCATcagtgattaaaaaaacaaatgaaatgcccccccccccccccccccccctaaaattgGCTGTTTCTCAGTGACaacaaataatgatttttaatcaaaataaaaacataattacccaAAAATGGCACATTAAAGaaatttaagaatacattataaATATCTTGTTTGTAAGAGGAAACTTTAGATGCACTAAAATTATAAAGTTTCAGTTTAACAATgtatttaatggaaaaaaaatggAACAAAGAAGTATTTGGATAATGtctaaaacatatattattttacccaatctgaaagCCACAGATTGGAAATAAAAAGTAAGCAAGATGTTgggcataataaatgtataaGCTCCCAGTGGAAGCCTTGTCAGTTACCATTCATTGGTCCATATGAAGCCTTGTCAGTTACCATTCATTGGTCTATATGAAGCCTTGTCAGTTACCATTCATTGGTCCATATGAAGCCTTGTCAGTTACCATTCATTGGTCCATATGAAGCCTTGTCAGTTACCATTCATTGGTCCATATGAAGCCTTGTCAGTTACCATTCATTGGTCCATATGAAGCCTTGTCAGTTACCATTCATTGGTCCATATGAAGCCCTGTCAGTTACCATTCATTGGTCCATATGTCAGTTACCATTCATTGGTCCATATGAAGCCTTGTCAGTTACCATTCATTGGTCCATATGAAGCCTTGTCAGTTACCATTCATCGGTCCATATGAAGCCTCGTCAGTTACAATTCATTGGTCCATATGAAGCCTTGTCAGTTACCATTCATTGGTCCATATGAAGCCTTGACAGTTACCATTCATTGGTCCATATGAAGCCTTGTCAGTAACCATTCATTGGTCCATATGAAGCCTCGTCAGTAACCATTCATTGGTCCATATGAAGCCTTGTCAGTTACCATTCATTGGTCCATATGAAGCCTTGTCAGTTACCATTCATCGGTCCATATGAAGCCTTGTCAGTTACCATTCATTGGTCCATATGAAGCCTTGTCAGTTACCATTCATTGGTCCATATGAAGCCTTGTCAGTTACCATTCATCGGTCCATATGAAGCCTTGTCAGTTACCATTCATCGGTCCATATGAAGCCTTGTCAGTTACCATTCATTGGTCCATATGAAGCCTTGTCAGTTACCATTCATCGGTCCATATGATTAAGTCCAAAAGAAGGTcactgtcaaggtcaaaatgagctTGGGTGAATTGGTTGGGTTGATAGTGTTCATATATAACATCTACGCAAGTGTCAAAGCTGTATCAAAACAAGTGGTATTGATATCGTAAGAAATGTGTCATTTTTGGTTAACCAAGACAATGGACCTTGAAAATAAGTCCAAAAGTAAGTTAATATCAAGGTCGAAATAAGGCCATGTGGGATTTTGTGTGTGTTGGTAAGTGTTCAAGACATCatccatatacatgtaacatattGATGTTATACTATGATTTAGGACCTCCTGTATTAGGCGTAGTCAAAACATAGGTCAATGTCAAGTTttaaatgaggtcaggtgatgtgggtgtggTATGCAAGTATTAAGGTATTTTAGTAAGGCTGATTGACATGAGATGAAACGCTTCATTTTGGATTTACCTATtaccaacaaaacaaacaaagtgaGAGGCCAAACTGTAGGGGAATGAAAGAAATCACTGACATTACATAATGTCTTAATTTATTTCAGCAACGTTACTGAGATGAGAAATAAATACAAGGATGCATTCTTGAAAAAGCACGGCTTGAAGCTTGGATTTATGTCTGCCTTCATCAAGGCATCAGCGTATGCACTTCAGGATCAGCCAGTGGTGAACGCTGTTATAGATGGCGAGGATACTTTATATAGAGACTATATTGATATCAGTGTTGCTGTGTCAACACCCAAAGTAAGTGAAGGGTTAGAGAGACCATGTCTGGCCAATTATTTACTTTTGCTGCAGCTCAATTCCAATTGCAATTTGTTTTGATGTGAAGTGtgttaaagcctctataacgctcaaaatcaacgaaaatttcgtaaagtattccGTAAAATAAAGTGAATACCTAatcaatcagtgttccttatagcaatagccataatttcaactctagatgttgaatgattacatagatttttgtatatacaaaatgcttgtttttatttatttgtgacacaattaattccattttaatttcccgcgaatatatctattcatgtGACACACAAACACcctgtaagtgttcatgtgtcgtttgAATGGAtattgttgcgggaaattaaaattgaaattaaatatgaaaaacaataaaaaaaatgagcattttgtatctacaaacatatattttaccagaccacatctggcgttgaaatttcagcAATTGCCATAGTGAACACTGggttttaattggttaagtttattttacgaaaaattgtacaaaattttcgttgattttgagtagtaatgttactttaagctCTCTCTTTCATGTAAGGCGTGAATAAACTCGTGTGTAAGTCTATTGTTATAGTAGAGTGCAACTCAAAAACTTAAACTGCTAGAGGGATTTAAAATGTATGAACGTAAATTATTTATTAGCAACTTGTGAGCCTGGGTATGATGGTGAATATTTGTTACTGATCATCATATTTAGTGCTCCTTTTAAGGGAAATGTTGACATACCATGCATTTTCTATTGGTAAATACAAGAAAATAATGTCAAGCGAAATACAAATGATATTGCAGTACTTGGAGTTGTGACATATGTTATTCCTAAATACAACTTCTACCATATAAAGGTGTTGCAgtatatcatttttaaaatgactAAGCAATGAATAGATATTGGTATATGTTCTTTTATTGTAGCTGAAATAATCATACAGAATATATAATGcaattatgtataaatatatacccAAATAAATCTTGCTTCATCAACATTTATCTTCATAAGAGTGAAATTTGTAATTACATTCAAATGGTTATTGAAAGAAAGGGAAAATACAAATTGAGGGTTGGCCACATGGAATATCTGAGAATCCTTAATAATTTGATATTATTTTCCTAAACTTTACTTTTGGATGTTACTTGTAGTATATCACGTCAAAAGTAAAAATGCCGTCAAAGAACAGATAATAAGAATGTTGAATAACAGCTCTATGTATGAATAAATGGACTGTTTTTTTTAGTACCAACATTCTTGACTTAAGCATGACCTATGCAATTAACTACAGAGTTATGATGTATTTTACAGGGCTTAGTTGTTCCTGTGATACGAAATGTAGAAACTATGAACTATGCTGAAATTGAGAAGACCATCAATGCATTAGGAGAGAAGGTGAGAAAAGGATGAGATTGTggcatttgtttaatgttttaaactATTTGCTTTTGATcatgtgtttttttgtattttcactttgttagctcatctatttatttttttttaattatgagctattgtcatcaccttggcgtcggcgtccagtcaagttttgcatttaggtccacttttctcataaagtatcaattgtattgcattcaaacttggtacacttactaactgtcataaggggactgtgcaggcaaagttatgtaaatcagac
Encoded proteins:
- the LOC127871711 gene encoding dihydrolipoyllysine-residue succinyltransferase component of 2-oxoglutarate dehydrogenase complex, mitochondrial-like isoform X2, translated to MAAMMAGSSRSLPQLFCRFSSCSRLFSNQKFRPYQGHIHKGVSSFNKPTPPHCIRASSSQTACTLHYSLRYIRTSSALCNEVQTIKCPPFAESITEGDIRWEKAVGDVVKVDDVIAEVETDKTSIQIPSPVSGVITSLLVADGDTVEAGKQICTITVGAAGGSAPAPKAAPKVETPPPKAATPPPPAVTPPPAKGSAGPIPTSAPAPRPLPTAPMSSVPVGDVKPKAAAPVIMAATEAGPVGGTRGESRVKMNRMRKRIAQRLKDAQNTCAMLTTFNEIDMSNVTEMRNKYKDAFLKKHGLKLGFMSAFIKASAYALQDQPVVNAVIDGEDTLYRDYIDISVAVSTPKGLVVPVIRNVETMNYAEIEKTINALGEKARAGDLAVEDMDGGTFTISNGGVFGSMFGTPIINPPQSAILGMHGIFDRPVAVNGKVEIRPMMYVALTYDHRLVDGREAVTFLRKIKSAVEDPRTLLLDL
- the LOC127871711 gene encoding dihydrolipoyllysine-residue succinyltransferase component of 2-oxoglutarate dehydrogenase complex, mitochondrial-like isoform X3 — protein: MAAMMAGSSRSLPQLFCRFSSCSRLFSNQKFRPYQGHIHKGVSSFNKPTPPHCIRASSSQTACTLHYSLRYIRTSSALCNEVQTIKCPPFAESITEGDIRWEKAVGDVVKVDDVIAEVETDKTSIQIPSPVSGVITSLLVADGDTVEAGKQICTITVGAGGSAPAPKAAPKVETPPPKAATPPPPAVTPPPAKGSAGPIPTSAPAPRPLPTAPMSSVPVGDVKPKAAAPVIMAATEAGPVGGTRGESRVKMNRMRKRIAQRLKDAQNTCAMLTTFNEIDMSNVTEMRNKYKDAFLKKHGLKLGFMSAFIKASAYALQDQPVVNAVIDGEDTLYRDYIDISVAVSTPKGLVVPVIRNVETMNYAEIEKTINALGEKARAGDLAVEDMDGGTFTISNGGVFGSMFGTPIINPPQSAILGMHGIFDRPVAVNGKVEIRPMMYVALTYDHRLVDGREAVTFLRKIKSAVEDPRTLLLDL